In a single window of the Arachis hypogaea cultivar Tifrunner chromosome 6, arahy.Tifrunner.gnm2.J5K5, whole genome shotgun sequence genome:
- the LOC112696335 gene encoding peroxidase 9-like, which yields MHFIKLNNLLVIALVSTSLLSSYAYPGFNFGWGGRNHGSRGGISYGLSPQFYQFSCPQANDIVMSVLEKAMAKNMRIAASLLRLHFHDCFVQGCDASILLDDSPAIVSEKNSGPNKNSIRGFEVIDEIKAKLEEECPQTVSCADILALAARGSTILSGGPNWELPLGRRDSRTASLIGSNNKIPPPNATIENLITFFKRQGLDEVDLVALSGAHTIGVARCATFKQRLYNQNGKNEADVSIERTFYFGLKTVCPRSGGDNNISPLDFGSPRMFDNTYFKFILQGRGLLNSDQVLLSGGVIKTQELVKKYAQDEALFFQQFAMSMIKLGNLRPITGFNGQVRKNCRRVN from the exons ATGCATTTCATCAAACTCAATAATCTTCTTGTGATAGCTTTGGTTTCAACTTCACTACTATCTTCTTATGCGTACCCTGGCTTCAACTTTGGTTGGGGTGGAAGAAACCATGGAAGTAGGGGGGGAATATCTTATGGTCTTTCTCCTCAGTTCTACCAATTCTCATGCCCTCAAGCCAATGACATTGTCATGTCAGTGTTGGAGAAAGCCATGGCTAAAAACATGAGAATTGCTGCTTCTCTTCTTAGACTTCACTTCCATGATTGCTTTGTCCAG GGCTGTGATGCTTCGATTTTGCTGGACGATAGCCCTGCAATAGTAAGCGAAAAGAACTCCGGCCCGAACAAGAATTCCATCCGAGGTTTTGAAGTGATCGACGAGATCAAGGCTAAGTTGGAGGAAGAATGCCCTCAGACTGTGTCTTGTGCAGACATTCTTGCTCTTGCAGCAAGAGGCTCCACTATTCTT AGTGGAGGGCCTAACTGGGAGCTACCATTAGGAAGGAGAGACTCAAGAACAGCAAGTTTAATTGGTTCAAACAACAAAATTCCACCACCAAATGCCACCATTGAAAATCTAATAACATTTTTCAAGCGTCAAGGCCTTGATGAAGTTGACCTTGTTGCCCTCTCAG gtgCACATACAATTGGGGTGGCAAGGTGTGCAACATTCAAGCAAAGACTATACAACCAAAATGGAAAGAACGAAGCAGACGTGTCAATAGAAAGAACATTCTACTTTGGTCTCAAAACAGTGTGTCCAAGATCAGGTGGTGACAACAACATTTCCCCATTGGACTTTGGTTCTCCCAGGATGTTTGATAACACTTACTTCAAGTTCATTCTTCAAGGAAGAGGCTTACTCAATTCTGATCAAGTTCTTCTCTCTGGTGGTGTCATCAAGACTCAAGAACTTGTCAAGAAATATGCTCAAGATGAGGCTTTGTTCTTCCAACAATTTGCCATGTCTATGATCAAATTGGGAAACCTTCGACCCATTACCGGTTTTAACGGCCAAGTTAGAAAGAATTGTCGCcgagttaattaa